In Acipenser ruthenus chromosome 1, fAciRut3.2 maternal haplotype, whole genome shotgun sequence, the genomic stretch tttttaaaaccttttgctaaattgcattgccttttacgttttatgcagttctgtgctggttaacattttaattgcattttgctgttgggtcattaatgtggaattttacatactgctacaatacataccggatttaaaagtatgtactgcatTACAGTCCATGTGTTGTCTCTTTtgacaagtgatattttcagaattatatggttctgaattaaaattcttctgttgaaaatatagtactgtaccaacaaaacaaattacagtacatctaaatagaaGCCTACTTACAGTCctttcagttatgtatttttgacattgtatcttttttgtgctcactgaaaaaacagacaagggcagaacgggccaaaatgaaactatcagatatgcgtcacactagtttaaccgtcactgaagtcataATTTTATAGAGtcggatatctgagtgctgactttACACTATGAAAGCCACACTGTACTGGTATGGGATAAACATCCCTAAACTAAACTATCTCGACTGCTTCCAGAGTCCCGGCATCTCCTTCTGATGGTCCCCGCTGGGTTATGTAGTAATATTTTTTCCACCGGAATGGACACTCTCATCCTCGGTGAAACACGAAAGCATCAGTGCAGCACACGTCTATGGGTCAATGGCCTAGCAGCAGCCAAGATCTGTGGCACAGCTGCTTTTTTAACTGGCTGTAGGCTTCCCGTGGTACGGCCTCTAGCCAATCAGGGACTTCCGATCAGCCAAGCCACGGCCCGAACCtccctgctcaattggttgcctggCAACACATCTCCCATTGTGCATCCCAGCTGCTTCCGCAGTGCATATGCAGAGTTCTGTAATGTGTCTGTAAtgttatcttggcaagagctgagtccaatatcagcatgaagttttaacacctactctcatgtaatggaaatcatcatctggatacgtccagtgattGCTGTGAATAGTGTAGCTTGCAACGAGGGAaggaccttgtgacagcctggagagacagctgacaggaggaaatagaCCCCATTGGGACTGGCAGGGGTTAGCCACCCTAGCTGGCAGGATCCAGCTCCgttttcaaatggaacaggatgctggagacacccgcccaaggctactaagaaattaaagagaaaaatagcCCTAGAGTCTGTGAGAGCTGGGGCAGAAGATGACTCATGGTTTGACAACACTGTTAACGACTGTgagagggtagtgggtggagctttagggaaggaccagaaatgacagcacacaggagccggaagtgacgtttagtccttggagccctgtaccatcaatggtaacgggcaggattttattttaacaaacaaaaaatagaacagtccagcattgcagaaaataaacaagaaaaccacctggaataccagcaatggtaaactcaggtttcaaatacaaagagtaaacaaaaccgtctctgttacaaaaacaacaacaaaggaagcactgggtttctccgtgctactgcagtgggtttcctctcaccgcctcttggctcccttccacggattactggcttgtcctggggTTTCCTCACTGCGGTAATCCACCAAAGTTTCAAgtttctgtgaattacagcagtttgataaaaacaaaacaacaaagcacagcacgtgttttcagttcagcaCAGGgagccgaatggcaaaaccatactgcttaaatactgccaagtcccacccctgcaatcagcacactgccccacgtcagccaatcgacgagaacagcacagctgattgcaatgatgggacctgacggtcgcatggttccaccttgggccaagatggccgcctgatccggaacttcctgtattgtcagagttcagcctcctgacccaatcacggtcaaccctacacagcgctgctggtggtcgggagggcgaattacgacagggactcctttcaatcctgtcacaacaACTTAGAAAGGAAACAGATATGAGAACGGAGAGTACTTTGCAAAAGACTAGCTCaggatctgcagttagcaaagacatgaagctccaggtttgtgtctgtggctggagtaAAGTGACAATGTTtgggggtttgaagattcatcaagggagaatgaaatgcttgagggagaagggacaagggcctcgcattgatcagtactttttacgaagtcagtcaagtcagtcgaatgaaatccagcaacgggaagcaaaccacagttcgcaggatatcagcacccatGTCATAGATGAGAGGAAGACTCacataaacacaactagtgatgaacctaatgatccttgtgaacccggtcagatgatccagcgtaagagagaaaagaacctcaacgggcacaagcctggagttaaatggtcaagagcttctgagaaaacacagtgggacacagtaaacacggatctctgttttgcattggaaaggttaggtggaacagtcgaaaagaagctggataagtTTGGAGATACCACATACGCATATGGAAgcaagaggtttggagttgaaaaaagaaaggagacagTACAAACTTTTCTTgtaaagtctagatggcagcaggagattgagtgcttagttagagaaaggaggcagctgaggaagcaatggaggaaagcagaacaaagtcagatgGAGGCAAtcaatctattacaaagggtcataaaagataggcttgcaacattgcgcagagctgagcacctacggaaacgctgcaaaaagaaggagcgtgcgagaactaccttttataaagacccattcaaatttacaaagaagttattcaccagggagaaaaattgtacactaaaagcaactaagtctgagctggagagatgTCTCAAGGAAAtgcacacagattcaaaaaggcaggagcctatgtcgattccttcagacatcccacctatcaatccaccagaataccaaatagAGGACTATGTACCTAAGTGgaaagcaagctgtgaaaaaggcaagagcGTAATGATCTCCCGgacctaatggagttccgtacagggtgtacaagagtgcccctggtgttctacgaatcctgtggaaattgatgaaagtagcatgggaaaaacacgttgtaccaagagcatggctcTGAGCAGGTTGGttctttatacccaaagaaaaaaaTTCTATGAGTATCGGTCAGTTTCGCCttatttccctgttaaacgtggaaggcacatttttcttcagcattgttgcacagagattgtcagcttacctattgaagaactgcttcattgacactagTACAGAATTctaggtttcccaggatgcttagagcacatcagtgtgatgAGGCAGAAAATTcaagctaaaaaggagaggaatgaGCCcaatgtgacattcctggatttagctaatttAGTACCACAGCTTATTTGGGCAGCCTTTGATTTTCTGCTGGGACTCATGTGAGAACCTAATGAAAAGAACGATGTGAACCcctgctaattaataataataataaagtgaaggTAAGAAATTCTTTGTCTACCCTCTTTCCGGCCGCTCTCTAGATCTGGCaggaaaatgtttaaaatatattcataaaatgaatggttttaatgTTAAAGTATAAACAATATATTCCATattcatacaaaaaatatatatggtctTAATGTTAAAGtataacaataacaaacttagagatttgcaattttgtttttcaacttcagaattcaccactacatggtaATGTCTAGAAATTGAAATAATGGcagaatgcaccatttctccagtggcttttaccatggcaatggaagtaagtATTAGGGTGTCAAAATGGGTAATGGGAGGAGAATGTTaagagttccacactgcctcagcagagtgggactgtatgttaaagggatactgcagctgccagtcttagctctaaccgaggagtttaagtgcgccaaggtttaattggaaattacattggtagagtcacagtATGAATGGGTGAGGGAGGcaagcacctgtgttgaaaactggaagaaagtgggtggcaaaggaagctgtggaagatgcaaaggctgccctttgtatcagtaatatcatggggcaagtacagcatggaagaggaggccttggtctcagttcagctcctcctacatggcacaaagcagccccagctcaaaggaggaagctggtaatcAACAAAGTGCAAAatcaggagaggatgaggtgtgtaaagacagtttcccaggccaagcagggacaATGGATGAGaggcgagatctatggacaatggaacagagcagaatcagtttcctcatcaggtcacatatgatgttctcccatcactaCATAACCTTAATCtttgggtaggagaggatccgtggtgtcttTTGTGTTAATCgacagctacattaagacacattttgacaggatgtaaggtgggtcttagccaaggacggtttacttggcgtcatgaccaggtgctgcgatgtttggccttagcattggaagacaagcgcagcatgaccaacaggttgccaccaattccagcaatatatgacacacgaagaacaacattcccccgtccaggggagcaacctccaagaaaaggtattaaaaccaaaactcgtctaggacaactggaagctgctagagactggataatgctggcagatgttggacaacggcttattttcccacctgtcttgtggtctggatcagcacgccttgtttacttggtagagttaacagtgccatgggaggatgctgtggatgaggcgtatgagaggaagaaactgcggtatgatcaactagccactgaagcggaacagtgaggatggagagtccgggtttacccagtggaggtgggttgttgaggatctGTGGCactctctacaacccggtttctcagagacatcggatttagtggtcaagagttgcgacgcgtagtgaagaacttatctgaagcagcagaatgGAGCAACAACTGGTTCTGGTTGAGATGAAGAGATTCTGGCTTGGAACTTCAAACAtcatagaaagaaagcaatgtcgatgtaaaggaaggtaagctgggcttagctgagtgggcgACGAGGGGGGTGATGCTCTGACAcaagaatcactgtcgagccctcagTCTTAAGGTGTTGTGAGCTAGTCGACGGAACGCCAAGGACGGAAGGTgaccacttgaagaccccagagaagtaccctactcagctcagtccagatggttgtcatgctgatgcactagggaggccacacagtggttgatccctggagccagcattgcagctgttgtgtgtgctgatgcgccagggaggcaaaataagctgattccTGGATCCAGCATttcacttcagccatcaacaccaggcagaaggatatctacatcatcagatggaaggaaacgcagatggatcacattagtttacagtaaaagaagctatgtcttagttggtgcttatcttggcgagagctgagtccaatatcagcatgaagtttaacacctactctcatgtaatggaaattattatatttatatatatatatatatatatatatatatatatatatatatatatatatatatatatatatatatatataaggtaatGTACTGTAGCACAGGTACATAAGTTTAAGAATACCAAGGTCTATATGTACATTATAacatcattcatatatatatatatatatacaaacacttAAAACAAATCCCTAAAATAAAGAGTTACCACTCCTCTGCCCTGGAGACTACAGTGAGACTGTTGCCGCAGGGGTCTCTTTGATGCCTGAACCAAAACAAATAATGATCTATAAACAGTATATGACAGTCTAATTTCCCTTCCAGATAGTCACAAGGACAAAGaagcagaaaacaaaagaaacggTCATCCAAGTTTTAATGTCTGTATTTCAGGTTCCTTTGTTCTGTCTGTTCCTGTTGCTGCATATCAGACGCTAGACACAGGATACTGGTATGGACCTCAGACATACTGCATCGAGGCGTTCCCTTCAGTGTACCACCAGAAGACGTTCATTCTCTACACCTTTTTGATTGTGTATCTTCTGCCACTTGTTACAATTTGTGTTTGCTATGCATTCATGCTGAAAAGAATGAGCAGACCAGTGGTTGAACCATCAGATAACAACTACCAGGTAAGATTTGTGCATGATAAAAATAGAACAATACATTCTTGTATCATGTCATGTTTGCTTAATCAGAgccaacaatgttttttttgttgttgtttttgtttttattcgtgctttactatgcttataATTGGTTTGCCATTTTAGTCTGATTTTCTACCCTGTCACAATGAAAAACTGTAGTAGACTGTTATAAGGGTTTCTCTATTTCTGAGCAAAGAAGTGACACATACAGTGAAACTGTGTTAGCCCAGATGAAATGTTGTAACATTGGGGGGTGCAGTCAAACATGTGAAGAAAAAAGAGGTTATGTGAGCATGAGGCAGAGCTTTTGTATCAACTCCCAGTATGTGAAATTACTCACACACTTAAGGAACACTGATACAAAATGGCACCCAACTTAAACATTTAGAGCAACCTTCCCTTCATTAACCATTGGTGCAATCCAGTCCGAGAGGATTGCTGTGTGCTCACCAGCCAAAAGAGTATGTTACACATAGAAAAGGGGCAATGGTGAGAAGTAATTAGTGAGTAAAGTAGAGGACCAACCAAATggaacatcaaaagaaacttcaGACCATAAAACAATCCCACTACCTTTGTAATTGTAAACAGCAATAGTGTAATGAATTAGATGTTTATGCAGGAGGGCAAACAGGTCAAATATATTGACCTtttcaaagccttttttttttacatcacaagAGTTATCTTTGCTATTTACGTCTTGATTCTGTTCATTCTCACGTTTAATGGCAGAAAAATGGAAAATATTTCAGATAAACTTGTATTCTTAAGGCTCACCAAACCTGGTAATGGAATCAAAAGCACAAAAGAAGGCTCAGAAATTGCAGCTTTACCAGACCCTGACGCTGGTTCTAATTAAATGCTAAAATCCAATTAGAAATCAAAAGTAATGCGATTCAGTTACATGGGGTTTATGATAATGGACATGTATTCTAGTCTTTAAATATAGTAAACATTTGAAAGCTGATAAATACCTGTGGAAGTGTGCTTTGTTTGTAGATCATCATTAAACAGACTGCCAATGTTTAGTTTTAACATTTGGTTACACTGGGGTCAGTTCTAGGGTCAGGTTGTCCATATTATCCAAAGGGGCGTCAGCAGGTTGTCTCACTGAGAGCTGAGGGCCACTGTGTATATCTACCCCAAGGTGTTCTGCTTAGAGTTTCTGAAGACAGAATCAGAGGATGCACTAATGCCCTGACAGATCAAGAGTCAGTGAAAGTGGTTTAGATTCAGTATACTCTAATTAAGCCTCTTCTTACGAAAACAAGCTCAAGCATCTCTCCCCCAAGATCATTATGATGCAACAATAGAACTCCTGCGTGGGTTATCTACGCAACAAGATTATGAGGTAGATTATCACATGATGCGGGGCTTCTTGAGTGCCCTATTCATTTATTATCTTGGGTTTAGGCACTGGAGTGTGTGCCCATCTTAGGAATCCTATTTTATGACGGATGCTATTGTGTATTTGTCATCTTTTTGTTTCCTGGGTCCCTCTTGAATATGAGCTGACTGTCATCTTAATCAGGTGTTCCTGGTGTgtgtgtaaattaaaaaaaaactatcatgGTTAACTATAAAGAAAGGCTAGGCAACAATATGCTGATGGACATTTTTGTCATAGTAAAGatcatgaatgtatttatttcatgcgtatccattctgatatatacGTTTCCACCCCTATTTCTTCAAATTCATATCAACAGCTAACAGGAAAAACAATGTCACAGTGATATACAAGTATATTAATACAATAAGTGAAACCTTGATGTTTAAGTACTATTGACATTTTCCAGGTTCCTTGGAAACATGCTTTCTCTGTCACTAATTGCTAAACCAGTAAAACAATCACTGGCAGAGAATCAAACAATAAAATGGTTCTCTGTTAACATCTCATCTGAGGATTGTGCTAACTTTATGAAAAATTGTCaaatattataatttatatatggTACATTTATCTATTCATTTCAGTTTATTTAAGAGATGCAAATGACAATATCTACAGCATGCCTATGTCTAATATCTTGCAGGTCCAGCTTTTAGCAGAAAGATCTGAGGCTATACGCACCAAGATTTCCAAGATGGTGGTGGTGATTGTCGTGCTCTTTACAATCTGCTGGGGTCCCATTCAATTCTTCATCCTCTTTCAGGCTTTCGACTCCAACTTTCAGAAGAATTATGAGACGTACAAGATCAAAATTTGGGCCCACTGCATGTCCTACTCCAACTCATCTGTCAACCCCATTGTGTATGCTTTCATGGGGGCCAACTTCAGAAAGTCTTTTAAAAAGGCATTTCCTTTTATCTTCAAACAGAGAGTTGGCACCACAGGGGGAGCTGTTGTGAACACTGAAATGCACCTTGTTTCATCTGGAACATAAACACAAGGCCTGATGGAGGTTTTATAAATTtagcaacaacaaaagaaaaatctttgCATCTAAAGATTACCTCCTCCACTCACCGTAAATGTATATTGAGAATGCAAAGAGCTACAGCTAATCTCAAAAGAGTAGAGCATTGATTTGATTCATTATGTTGTAACTCATTTTAGACATTAATGTAAAGTTAGTTTTTTGATCGATATAGTCCCTACGAAGTCTAAATAATATCACTCCTTGGTTGGTAATATTTGTTCACTGTGATGGATAAACATGCTTTTTATTAAGTATAGTTGGGTGGTTACATTTGATATATACAAATGTTCAAAATGTTTAGAACCAAAATGAATACATGATGGGAAACACTGATAACCCTTGTTTTGTACTGGGTTGTGCtgtaaaaatattgttaaatattcatttaaagtactctttttaaatgtttgttagtTAAAACTGATTTAATTTCCTTATCTTTAATAAcatagcgatctcggttaacgcaggcaggcgcatcacacagggcgaggcaatccacacacagtcGGAGGGCGGtggcgaacccaggacctctcgcactaaagcatagcaccaaTACCGCTGTATCGGGTCCTTTGCAAGcagcgtatatcaggcttatgtctttgtgtgtatgtcacctaccagccctgctgctgccttcccccgtgcacgctacactatgaTCAAACATGTAACTGGAAGCTAATAACAATAGAACCGGTATTTATAGTagtaaaataaacagaatttTATTGTAAATTATATTATTAGAAAGGATGACAATACAATGACATAATAACATAATCCTACTTTATTAATGTGATCAGGATTTGACAAGTGCTGTTTGAAATGAATTATTGTTAAACTGCAATATTGATACACAATTACAGCAATGAGGGTAATGCAATCCTCTCAGTTAATGAGCTATATAAAAACAATCCGATACTTTAATAACCATGCAATAAAACTGTGAACAGAATAAATCTATAGAAGACCTAAACCATGGATCTGTGTTCTCTTTCTTAGATTTTAAATTCAAGTCCACATTGATCTAAACAGCTATTTGTGAGTACAGTATATGGATTGGTTTCCAATTGATACTACATGCTGTTTAAGAGGACTTGACTGTAGCATGTCAACTGTGTGATAAATGAAACTAATTGCATGATAGTGAAGCACTGTACCAATCTGTCATATGCTTTATTCATACAGTACAATGATGTAGTTTCATACAGAGGGGTCAAATGGTCTACAGGTCTGGTGATATCTACTGCTTATATATTGTGATTGTTaactatttatacagtatatttatatttactcaGTATTACATTTCAGTATAAAGTACATGTAGATGTGTTTACATTCAGGAGTAGAAAAAGACAGGATGTGAGGTTTTAAAAGATGCTAGTTGCTGCTGGTAATCTGTTTTAGGGATTTTTAGATTGGTTTATAGTTGTAATGATTATGTATCTATAGCCTGTGATATAATACATACAACTATTGTCTATTCTTAATCAATTGGTGTTGTCTCCACCCCAAATGGATGAGATGTGAAAATCTCTCTAATCCAATTAATTGAAAACGATTAAATAATCCATATGAGTAGGTCAATAATGAGCAGGGATGCTAGGAATATGTTTAATGGATTTTCTGGTCAGATAATTTAAGTAACAAAAAAACCCTGTTTAATACAGTCTTCAACACCAGTGAATACCGTTAACATAAACATACAACTGGTTCAGGTATACAGAAGTTCATAAACCAGTGTGTAATTGTATCAATAAATACACACAACTAGTTCATATCTATTTAAACGTATTGCTTGGCTATCTATATTGTCGCTGGGGACATTTTAGCATTTTATTTGAATCAATATCAAAGGAATTTATTTTCAGTATTATTACGTATCTTACTATTGAGTGtttcatactgtattttttatggATGATTTTCTGAGACTTTCTTACAGTAAATCATAGTTCGACTAGCCAATTGGATCAATTTTAAGGTCAGCTATAAGCAAGGGATATGAATCTTCATGTACATATTTCTTAGACTATACTTTAGTAAGAACAAAGTCTATTCAACTATGTGTTTATCGTCTTGTGCTTTTTTATGAATTATGtatgttttagcaaacaataCCAGGAATTGTGTTTTATCATGCAACAACATTGACCTCTGTAGACGTTGGTTTTTAATGAATAGATAATTACGTATTTTAAAAGTTTCTTAAACCCACTTGTCACTAACAATGTAACctttatttaaaaccaaaaaataatgaGACAGAAAAGCATAACCTTTTAAAAAGTTCTGGTATATCCCTCAAAATAGGAAACTAGAGAGTATACAGAGTAAACCGTCTCCCTCTCTAGCATAAAATACCTCCACCTGAAACATTCAATGAAGTCAGTGCCACAGAGTGCAAGCAAAGTTGTTCATCTCTGTATTCATTAAAAGACTGACAGGCACAAGCTGCTTTATGGAAACATATACAGTTTCTGCTTTCACAATTTCTTTCTACAGATTGGATGTGTCTAAACACTGTAATATATTAGAAGTAACTATACGGGGAGTTtttataaaaaggttttaaataatatgaataGGTTATGTTTTGATGTTTTCATACAAATCACCTGGAAAACACACTTGTAGTGccttaaaaacaaacagttaaaaaaataatactttgtaAGATATTGATTATTGCTTTTGTGCTACTGGggtgttttaataaaacatttgtggTTGAGTCTGTttcttgttttgctttattttcaaagaaatacAATAGCCGATGCAACCGTTCATTTGTGTCATCAAAAACTGATCCAAGCAGGGATAAagcaaatataaaatgtaatctgtAGTACAATTAAAGCAGCAAATTATAACTGTTCATTAAAATGATTTCACCTTAGAGGCAGACAAATACATATGTTTACAATGTAGTGTTCAAAGACAGCTTCCTCAGAACTCAAACAAATCAATGttcctaattgtttttt encodes the following:
- the LOC117421399 gene encoding G-protein coupled receptor 54-like; amino-acid sequence: MDTLMGIDQAEMKLINDTGLPVCGTDSSLPLEGPGAQPYQSSGCNRSAVELDQSPPLLVDAWLVPLFFALIMLVGLVGNSLVIHVITKHRQMRTVTNFYIANLATTDIIFLVCCVPFTATLYPLPSWVFGDFMCRIVNYLQQVTAQATCITLTAMSVDRCYATVYPLQSLRHRTPRVAMAVSVGIWIGSFVLSVPVAAYQTLDTGYWYGPQTYCIEAFPSVYHQKTFILYTFLIVYLLPLVTICVCYAFMLKRMSRPVVEPSDNNYQVQLLAERSEAIRTKISKMVVVIVVLFTICWGPIQFFILFQAFDSNFQKNYETYKIKIWAHCMSYSNSSVNPIVYAFMGANFRKSFKKAFPFIFKQRVGTTGGAVVNTEMHLVSSGT